In one window of Erwinia tasmaniensis Et1/99 DNA:
- a CDS encoding multidrug efflux RND transporter permease subunit yields MNPSRIFIQRPVATILLMLAVLASGIIAYRMLATSALPQVDYPTIQVTTLYPGASPDVMASSVTAPLERQLGQMSGLSQMTSSSSGGSSVITLQFSLSLSLDVAEQEVQAAINAANSLLPTDLPNPPTYKKVNPADSAVITLAASSAKQPLTNVQDLVNTRIALKLSQISGVGMVTLAGGHQPAIRIRIDPKALAAHGLTLEDVNTLVSNSNVNGSKGGFDGQYHSVTIDANDQLRSAAQYGNLILTYQNGAALRLHDIAQIDEAAENSYQSAWANSSPAIVISVQRQPGANVIAVVDAIKAQLPTLQAALPDGVKLTVLSDRTQTIRASISDVQFELMLSIALVVMVTFLFLRNVAATLIPSVAVPLSLVGTFGVMYLAGFSLNNLSLMALTIATGFVIDDAIVVVENISRRLEQGETPMEAALKGSAQIGFTIISLTFSLIAVLIPLLFMGDVVGRLFREFAITLAVSILVSMLISLTLTPMLCAYLLHHIPPERQSRFYRKGGAFFDRLIAGYDRLLTIVLNHQRLTLLVALATLALTALLYLMVPKGFFPAQDTGLIQGVTVASQDVSFSEMSRRQRQLAAIILQNPAVENLSSTVGIDGANTSLNSGRMQINLKPFGERSARADAVISQLQQATAAVPGIQLYLQSAQDLTVNDRVSPDRYQFTLDDVDSENLVAWSPQLVAALRARPEFSSVVSDLQDRGQVAYVELNRDAAARYGITAADVDTVLYNAFGQRLISTIFTQSNQYRVVLEVAPRFQQSPASFDDIWLASSSTSSSGSSSATTSGMVKLTSVASIHLRTGSLVHMRLNQFPAVTVSFNLHDGYSLEQAQRAIGEVSSALAQPAGMTLRWQGETAAFRSATGNTLWLILAALLTMYVVLGILYESFIHPVTILSTLPSAAVGALLTLLLSNTEFSLIALIGVILLIGIVKKNAIMMIDFALEAENTQHLSPRDAIHQACLLRFRPILMTTMAALLGALPLMLASGSGAELRQPLGLVIVGGLIFSQLLTLFSTPVIYLWFDRLAQRFKRNPRQSAVREAE; encoded by the coding sequence ATGAATCCGTCACGCATTTTTATTCAACGCCCGGTCGCCACGATCCTGCTGATGCTGGCGGTGCTTGCCTCCGGGATTATCGCTTACCGCATGCTTGCCACCTCGGCGCTGCCGCAGGTGGATTATCCGACGATACAGGTCACCACGCTCTATCCCGGCGCCAGCCCGGATGTGATGGCCTCCTCGGTGACCGCGCCGCTTGAGCGCCAGCTGGGGCAGATGTCCGGTCTTAGCCAGATGACCTCCAGCAGTTCCGGCGGATCTTCGGTGATAACGCTTCAGTTCTCGCTGTCGCTGTCGCTGGACGTGGCCGAACAGGAAGTGCAGGCGGCGATAAACGCGGCTAACAGCCTGCTGCCGACCGATCTGCCCAACCCGCCAACCTATAAGAAGGTGAACCCGGCGGACAGTGCCGTTATCACCCTTGCCGCCAGTTCCGCTAAGCAGCCTCTGACCAACGTGCAGGATCTGGTTAATACCCGTATCGCGCTCAAACTGTCACAAATTTCAGGGGTGGGTATGGTGACGCTGGCAGGGGGGCATCAGCCGGCGATCCGCATACGCATCGACCCCAAAGCGCTGGCCGCGCACGGTCTGACGCTGGAAGACGTGAACACCCTGGTCAGTAACAGTAACGTCAATGGATCAAAGGGCGGATTTGACGGGCAGTACCACTCGGTCACCATTGATGCCAACGACCAGCTGCGCAGCGCCGCACAGTATGGCAACCTGATCCTCACTTATCAGAACGGGGCCGCGCTGCGCCTGCATGATATTGCGCAAATTGATGAGGCGGCGGAAAACAGCTATCAGTCGGCATGGGCCAACAGCAGCCCGGCGATTGTTATCAGCGTGCAGCGCCAGCCGGGGGCTAACGTCATCGCGGTGGTGGATGCGATTAAGGCCCAGCTGCCCACGTTGCAGGCCGCCTTACCGGACGGGGTGAAATTAACCGTGCTCTCCGACCGTACCCAGACCATCCGTGCCTCCATCAGCGACGTGCAGTTTGAGCTGATGCTGTCGATTGCGCTGGTGGTGATGGTCACCTTCCTGTTTCTGCGCAACGTGGCGGCCACGCTGATCCCCAGCGTGGCCGTGCCGCTGTCGCTGGTCGGCACCTTTGGCGTGATGTATCTGGCCGGATTCAGCCTGAATAACCTGTCATTGATGGCGCTGACCATCGCCACCGGCTTTGTTATCGATGATGCTATCGTGGTGGTGGAGAATATTTCGCGCCGCCTGGAGCAGGGGGAAACGCCGATGGAAGCGGCGCTGAAGGGATCGGCGCAGATTGGCTTTACCATTATCTCGCTCACCTTTTCCCTGATCGCCGTGCTGATCCCGCTGCTGTTTATGGGCGATGTGGTCGGACGGCTGTTCCGCGAATTTGCCATTACCCTGGCGGTGTCGATTCTGGTCTCGATGCTGATATCTCTGACCCTGACGCCGATGCTGTGCGCATATTTATTGCATCATATTCCGCCGGAACGCCAGTCGCGTTTCTACCGCAAAGGCGGCGCGTTTTTCGACCGTCTGATTGCCGGCTACGACCGCCTGCTGACCATTGTTCTGAATCACCAGCGTTTGACCCTGCTGGTGGCGCTGGCCACGCTGGCGTTGACCGCGTTGCTTTACCTGATGGTGCCGAAAGGCTTCTTTCCGGCGCAGGATACCGGCCTGATCCAGGGGGTGACCGTCGCCTCACAGGACGTTTCTTTCAGCGAGATGTCGCGGCGGCAACGGCAGCTGGCGGCGATAATTCTGCAAAACCCGGCGGTGGAGAACCTCTCCTCCACCGTAGGGATTGATGGCGCTAACACCAGCCTGAACAGCGGGCGTATGCAGATTAACCTGAAGCCCTTCGGCGAGCGCTCCGCGCGGGCCGACGCGGTGATTAGCCAACTGCAACAGGCCACCGCCGCGGTGCCGGGTATTCAGCTCTATCTGCAATCGGCACAGGATCTGACGGTCAACGATCGGGTCAGCCCGGATCGCTACCAGTTCACGCTGGACGATGTGGACAGTGAAAACCTGGTGGCGTGGTCGCCGCAGCTGGTGGCGGCGTTACGGGCGCGGCCGGAATTCAGCTCGGTAGTCAGTGATTTGCAGGATCGGGGGCAGGTGGCCTACGTCGAGCTCAACCGCGACGCGGCGGCGCGCTACGGTATCACCGCCGCCGATGTCGATACCGTGCTGTATAACGCCTTTGGTCAGCGCCTGATCTCGACCATCTTCACCCAGTCGAATCAGTATCGCGTGGTGCTGGAAGTGGCTCCACGGTTCCAGCAGTCACCGGCCTCCTTCGACGATATCTGGCTGGCCAGCTCATCCACAAGCAGTTCTGGCAGCAGCTCGGCCACCACCAGCGGCATGGTGAAACTGACCTCGGTTGCCAGCATCCATCTGCGCACCGGTTCGCTGGTGCATATGCGCCTGAACCAGTTCCCGGCGGTCACCGTCTCATTCAATCTTCATGACGGCTACTCGCTGGAGCAGGCGCAGCGGGCGATCGGTGAAGTCAGCAGCGCGCTGGCCCAGCCTGCGGGTATGACGCTGCGCTGGCAGGGCGAAACGGCGGCGTTCCGGAGTGCCACCGGCAACACCCTGTGGCTGATCCTGGCGGCGCTGCTCACCATGTACGTGGTGCTCGGCATTCTCTATGAAAGTTTTATTCACCCGGTGACCATTCTTTCCACGCTGCCATCGGCGGCGGTCGGGGCGCTGCTGACCCTGCTGCTGTCGAATACCGAGTTTAGCCTGATTGCGCTGATTGGCGTGATCCTGCTGATCGGCATCGTAAAAAAGAATGCGATCATGATGATCGATTTTGCCCTGGAGGCGGAAAACACACAGCATCTTAGCCCGCGTGACGCCATTCACCAGGCCTGCCTGCTGCGCTTCCGCCCGATCCTGATGACCACCATGGCGGCGCTGCTCGGCGCGCTGCCGCTAATGCTGGCCTCTGGATCCGGGGCTGAACTGCGGCAGCCGCTGGGGCTGGTGATCGTCGGCGGGCTGATCTTCAGCCAGCTGCTGACGCTGTTTTCTACGCCGGTCATCTACCTGTGGTTCGATCGCCTGGCACAGCGTTTTAAACGCAACCCACGTCAGTCCGCCGTGCGGGAAGCCGAATGA
- a CDS encoding efflux RND transporter permease subunit: MNITRLFIFRPVATLLLMLALLLSGALGYRLLPVAPLPQVDFPTILVTASLPGASPETMAATVATPLERSLGQIAGISEMTSQSSQSSSTIILQFSLDRDINGAARDVQAGINAARSLLPSSMPSLPTYRKANPSDAPIVMLALSSSTRTSAELYDVAESQIQQRISQVSGVGQVSLRGSALPGIRIDLQPQQLSQYGVALDTVREAVANSTTNRPKGMLEGDRQSWMVDGNGQLDQAKQYRDLVVSYQDGRAIRLSDVATVYDAVEDKYNVGYYNGVPSVTIGVTRSAGANMLATIDGIKAQLPLLEKALPADMKLAIVVDRAPNVRASLYDTEETLLIATLLVIGVVFIFLRDIRAVAIPALALPLSLIGTCAVMYLLDYSLDNLSLMALIIATGFVVDDAIVVLENITRHIEAGLSPVRASIKGAKEVSFTVLSMTLSLVAVFIPILLMGSIVGRLFREFAVTLTVSLIISMLVSLSLTPMLCARLLKRRSPTERRPHPLSRWIEQGLNRLLTGYAAALGWVMRHQRLTLFSLILTVLLNIFLYSVVQKGFFPNQDTGLLMGMMRADQNVSFQAMEPKMKQFASLIAADPAVDGVLSSMGSGAFGSRNTAMFFVHLKDNKQRKANASEVANRLSGKTRNIPGVQLFLMAAQDIHIGGRSANASYQYSLQADDLDTLRIWTPKVKAALEQIPLLTSVDSDAETGGQEVMIAIDRDRATRLGVNVKMLDEMLNNAFSQRQIATLYKTLNQYHVVMSVNDGWTRDPAVLSQMFVINDSGDRIPISAFASFSGANAPLAVNHQSQSATSTVAFNLQDGVSLEQAQAAVKSAMVKIGLPDSVQAGFQGTAKAFSELSASMPWLILAALLAVYIVLGMLYESYIHPLTILSTLPSAGVGALLLLLLTDTQLTVIALIGILLLIGIVKKNAIMMIDFALAAERKQGMTPQQAITQACLLRFRPIMMTTLAAFFGALPLALGSGGDADLRSPLGLAIVGGLMLSQLLTLFTTPVVYLYLDRVSRATQRQWRRLRYAE, translated from the coding sequence ATGAATATCACCCGGCTATTTATCTTCCGCCCGGTGGCCACGCTGCTGCTGATGCTGGCCCTGCTGCTGTCAGGGGCGCTGGGTTACCGGCTACTGCCGGTCGCCCCGCTGCCGCAGGTGGATTTTCCCACCATCCTGGTGACTGCCAGCCTGCCCGGCGCCAGCCCGGAAACGATGGCGGCAACGGTAGCTACCCCGCTGGAGCGCTCGCTGGGGCAAATTGCCGGTATCAGCGAAATGACCTCGCAGAGTTCGCAAAGCTCCAGCACCATCATTCTGCAATTCTCGCTGGACAGGGATATCAACGGTGCGGCGCGTGACGTCCAGGCGGGGATCAACGCCGCGCGCAGCCTGTTGCCCAGCAGCATGCCGTCACTGCCCACTTACCGTAAGGCTAACCCTTCGGATGCGCCCATCGTGATGCTGGCGCTTTCCAGCAGCACCCGCACCAGCGCCGAGCTGTACGATGTAGCCGAGAGCCAAATCCAGCAGCGTATCTCTCAGGTGAGCGGCGTTGGGCAGGTCTCACTGCGCGGCAGCGCGCTGCCGGGGATACGCATCGACCTGCAGCCGCAGCAGCTGTCTCAGTACGGCGTGGCGCTGGATACGGTGCGCGAGGCGGTGGCTAACAGCACCACCAACAGGCCAAAGGGGATGCTGGAAGGGGATCGCCAGTCGTGGATGGTGGACGGCAACGGGCAGCTGGATCAGGCAAAACAGTATCGCGATCTGGTGGTCAGTTACCAGGATGGCCGGGCGATCCGGCTCAGCGATGTGGCTACGGTGTATGATGCGGTCGAGGATAAGTACAACGTCGGCTATTACAACGGCGTGCCGTCGGTGACGATCGGCGTTACCCGCTCTGCCGGGGCAAACATGCTGGCAACCATCGACGGCATTAAGGCGCAATTGCCGCTGCTTGAAAAAGCCCTGCCCGCCGATATGAAGCTGGCAATCGTGGTTGACCGCGCGCCGAACGTGCGGGCTTCGCTGTACGATACTGAAGAGACGTTACTGATCGCCACGCTGCTGGTGATTGGCGTGGTGTTTATCTTTCTGCGCGATATCAGGGCGGTGGCGATCCCCGCGCTGGCGCTGCCGCTGTCGTTAATCGGCACCTGTGCGGTGATGTATCTCCTGGATTACAGCCTCGATAATCTGTCGCTGATGGCGCTGATTATCGCCACCGGTTTTGTGGTGGATGATGCCATCGTGGTGCTGGAAAATATCACCCGCCACATCGAGGCGGGGTTAAGCCCGGTACGCGCGTCTATTAAAGGGGCGAAGGAAGTCAGCTTTACCGTGCTGTCGATGACCCTGTCGCTGGTGGCGGTGTTTATCCCGATCCTGCTGATGGGCAGCATCGTTGGCCGCCTGTTCCGTGAGTTTGCCGTCACGCTGACCGTATCACTGATTATTTCGATGCTGGTGTCGCTTAGCCTGACGCCGATGCTCTGTGCACGGCTGTTAAAACGCCGATCGCCGACGGAACGCCGCCCGCATCCGCTTAGCCGCTGGATTGAACAGGGCTTAAATCGTCTGCTGACAGGGTACGCGGCGGCGCTGGGCTGGGTGATGCGCCATCAGCGCCTGACGCTGTTCAGCCTGATCCTGACCGTGCTGCTGAATATCTTCCTTTATTCGGTGGTGCAGAAAGGGTTCTTCCCCAATCAGGATACCGGACTGCTGATGGGGATGATGCGCGCCGATCAGAATGTTTCATTCCAGGCGATGGAGCCGAAGATGAAGCAGTTTGCCAGCCTGATCGCGGCCGATCCGGCGGTGGACGGCGTGCTGTCGTCGATGGGCAGCGGGGCGTTCGGATCGCGTAATACCGCGATGTTCTTTGTGCATCTGAAAGACAATAAGCAGCGCAAGGCTAACGCCAGCGAGGTGGCAAACCGCCTGAGTGGAAAAACCCGCAATATCCCCGGCGTGCAGCTGTTTCTGATGGCGGCGCAGGATATCCATATTGGCGGCCGCAGCGCCAACGCCAGTTATCAGTACAGCCTGCAGGCCGACGATCTGGACACGCTGCGTATCTGGACGCCGAAGGTGAAGGCGGCGCTGGAACAAATCCCGCTGCTGACCAGCGTGGACTCTGACGCGGAAACCGGCGGTCAGGAGGTGATGATCGCTATCGATCGTGACCGGGCGACCCGGCTCGGCGTCAATGTGAAAATGCTTGATGAGATGCTGAATAACGCCTTCAGCCAGCGGCAAATCGCCACCCTGTACAAAACCCTTAATCAGTACCATGTGGTGATGTCGGTCAATGATGGATGGACGCGCGATCCCGCCGTGTTGTCACAGATGTTTGTTATTAACGACAGCGGCGATCGCATCCCGATCTCTGCCTTTGCCAGCTTCAGCGGTGCGAATGCTCCGTTAGCGGTCAACCACCAGAGCCAGTCAGCCACCAGCACGGTGGCCTTTAACCTACAGGATGGCGTGTCGCTGGAGCAGGCGCAGGCGGCGGTGAAAAGCGCGATGGTGAAAATCGGCCTGCCGGATAGCGTGCAGGCCGGATTCCAGGGAACGGCGAAGGCATTCAGCGAATTGAGTGCGTCGATGCCGTGGCTGATCCTCGCGGCGCTGCTGGCGGTCTATATCGTGCTGGGAATGCTGTACGAAAGCTATATTCATCCGTTGACCATTTTGTCCACGCTGCCCTCTGCCGGGGTTGGGGCGCTTCTGCTGCTGCTGCTGACCGATACCCAGCTCACGGTGATCGCGCTGATCGGCATCCTGCTGCTGATCGGCATCGTCAAAAAGAACGCCATTATGATGATCGACTTTGCGCTTGCCGCCGAGCGTAAGCAGGGCATGACGCCGCAGCAGGCGATTACCCAGGCCTGTCTGCTGCGTTTTCGCCCGATTATGATGACCACCCTGGCGGCCTTCTTCGGCGCGTTACCGCTGGCGTTGGGCAGCGGCGGCGATGCCGATTTGCGCAGCCCGCTGGGGCTGGCGATTGTCGGCGGCCTGATGCTCAGCCAGCTGTTAACCCTGTTCACTACCCCGGTAGTGTACCTTTATCTTGACCGCGTCAGCCGCGCCACTCAACGTCAGTGGCGGCGTCTGCGCTATGCTGAATAA
- a CDS encoding efflux transporter outer membrane subunit, protein MKLTRLTPLALALLLSGCAVGPDYQRPDAPMSLHYKQAKGWHEARPQDDVLKGEWWVRYQDATLSGLLRQVQISNQNVAQYQALYRQALALAAASRSDLYPSVSATGSATRSATAGSGQGGISNGHQLQASASWELDIWGKLRRTLEEDRASADASAAELANITLSAQSTLAQNYFQLRILDRRIGLYQRSIDAYQRYVTVIDNQYHAGSESRAALAQAQNLLESARASALDLNWQRAQLEHAIAVLIGKTPAEFSLAAAPLKATLPDIPSALPADLLQRRPDIAQAERTVAAANAAVGVAIAGYYPDLTLSASGGFSSSVLHNLISLPNRVWSLGPSLSGTLLDFGATSAKVEQARAAYDADVASYRQTVLTGLQEVENYLVELHTLRDEMLAQQRATAAAQESARVTRNQYQAGMIDYLDVATTENTSLSQQQNLLQLQSTQWVTSVKLIVALGGDWGS, encoded by the coding sequence ATGAAACTGACCAGGCTCACTCCTCTCGCCCTCGCCCTGCTGCTTAGCGGCTGCGCGGTGGGCCCCGACTACCAGCGCCCTGACGCGCCGATGTCTTTGCACTACAAACAGGCTAAAGGCTGGCATGAAGCGCGGCCGCAGGACGATGTCCTTAAGGGCGAATGGTGGGTGCGATACCAGGATGCCACGCTAAGCGGGCTGCTGCGCCAGGTACAAATCTCTAACCAGAACGTGGCGCAGTATCAGGCGCTGTATCGCCAGGCACTGGCGCTGGCCGCCGCGTCGCGCAGCGATCTGTATCCCTCTGTCAGCGCGACCGGTAGCGCAACGCGCAGCGCGACCGCTGGCAGCGGCCAGGGCGGCATCAGCAACGGCCACCAGTTGCAGGCCAGCGCCAGCTGGGAGCTGGATATCTGGGGCAAGCTGCGCCGGACGCTTGAGGAGGATCGCGCCAGCGCCGATGCCAGCGCCGCCGAGCTGGCAAATATCACCCTTAGCGCCCAGTCGACGCTGGCGCAGAACTATTTCCAGCTACGCATTCTCGATCGGCGTATTGGGCTTTATCAGCGCAGTATTGATGCCTATCAGCGCTACGTAACGGTGATCGATAACCAGTACCATGCGGGCAGCGAATCTCGTGCCGCGCTGGCACAGGCGCAAAACCTGCTGGAAAGCGCCCGCGCCTCGGCGCTGGATCTCAACTGGCAGCGGGCGCAGCTGGAGCACGCGATTGCGGTGCTTATCGGTAAAACGCCGGCGGAATTCAGCCTGGCGGCAGCGCCTCTTAAGGCAACCCTGCCGGACATTCCGTCAGCGCTGCCGGCTGACCTGCTACAGCGCCGTCCGGATATTGCCCAGGCGGAGCGGACCGTGGCGGCAGCCAATGCCGCCGTGGGCGTGGCGATTGCCGGGTACTATCCCGATCTGACCCTCAGCGCCAGCGGCGGCTTTTCAAGTTCGGTGCTGCACAATTTGATCTCACTGCCCAACCGCGTCTGGTCGCTGGGGCCGTCCCTGAGCGGCACGCTGCTGGACTTTGGTGCCACCTCGGCAAAAGTTGAACAGGCGCGTGCCGCCTACGATGCCGACGTCGCCAGCTATCGCCAGACGGTGCTGACCGGCTTGCAGGAGGTGGAGAATTATCTGGTGGAGCTGCATACCTTACGGGATGAAATGCTGGCGCAGCAGCGTGCTACCGCAGCGGCGCAGGAGTCGGCGCGCGTTACCCGCAATCAGTATCAGGCGGGAATGATCGATTATCTTGACGTCGCCACCACCGAAAATACCAGCCTCAGCCAGCAGCAAAACCTGCTACAGCTGCAAAGCACGCAGTGGGTCACCAGCGTTAAGCTGATCGTGGCGCTGGGCGGTGACTGGGGCTCTTGA